The following coding sequences are from one Leishmania braziliensis MHOM/BR/75/M2904 complete genome, chromosome 36 window:
- a CDS encoding putative DEAD box RNA helicase — protein MAERNYSPFSGFTTTSRGGGGAPRKDSSGAMGSKLAPVNWSAKSLVPGKWKVVDASAIRKAASIKDNHSTNKVTHLSDGEADEWRQANSITVSDSDQCPNPITQFDMLTTVPQYLKAKLLAQGFKAPTPIQAQSWSIVLSGRDLVGVAKTGSGKTLAFIVPALAHIALQEPLKMGDGPMVIVLAPTRELAQQIEQETIKVLPQSIRCGCIYGGAPKGPQLGLLRQGVHILVATPGRLIDFMEIKRVNLLRVTYLVLDEADRMLDMGFEPQVRAICGQIRPDRQTLMFSATWPRDIQNLAASFQKNWVRINVGSMELLANKDVTQHFILTSEAAKLDELKRLMERHRNQRVLVFCKTKKTADYLEFQLKRNGVDCMAIHGDKEQRQREFILERFRKDSRLCVVATDVAARGLDIKELETVVNYDFPMQIDDYVHRIGRTGRAGAKGASFTMITKHETQLNASTVFQLVELVERAGQEAPGWLREWAEQGGGYHVPKRNRNMMGSFGRSGPRMRMPGDHSAAGDGSGGGHFGLAPHAKGSPAFGMKDGAIENKKFDYSSEDDDSAQPIKRTRH, from the coding sequence ATGGCAGAGCGTAACTACAGCCCCTTTTCTGGATTCACCACCACGTcccgtggtggtggtggtgctcccAGAAAGGACAGCTCAGGTGCGATGGGCAGCAAACTGGCGCCTGTAAACTGGTCAGCTAAGAGCCTCGTCCCCGGTAAGTGGAAGGTTGTCGACGCCAGCGCGATCCGTAAGGCCGCCAGCATAAAAGATAACCACAGCACCAACAAGGTGACGCACCtcagcgacggcgaggcggacgAATGGCGTCAGGCCAACTCTATCACAGTTTCCGACTCCGACCAGTGCCCGAACCCAATTACGCAGTTTGACATGCTCACCACCGTGCCGCAGTACCTGAAGGCAAAGCTGCTGGCGCAGGGATTCAAggcccccacccccatccaGGCGCAGTCCTGGTCGATCGTTCTGTCGGGCCGCGACCTCGTCGGCGTGGCCAAGACCGGCTCCGGCAAGACCTTAGCGTTCATTGTGCCAGCCCTGGCTCACATCGCGCTTCAGGAGCCGCTGAAGATGGGGGACGGCCCAATGGTGATTGTCCTCGCTCCGACCCGCGAACTGGCCCAGCAGATAGAGCAGGAGACGATCaaggtgctgccgcagagcATTCGGTGCGGCTGCATTTACGGCGGCGCGCCGAAGGGCCCGCAGCTCGGACTGCTGCGCCAGGGAGTGCACATCCTCGTGGCCACCCCGGGTCGTTTGATCGATTTCATGGAGATCAAGCGCGTAAACCTGCTGCGTGTGACGTACCTTGTGCTAGATGAGGCGGACCGCATGCTGGACATGGGATTTGAGCCGCAGGTGCGCGCCATCTGCGGTCAAATTCGCCCCGACCGACAAACACTCATGTTCTCAGCCACGTGGCCCCGCGACATTCAGAACCTAGCCGCCAGCTTCCAGAAGAACTGGGTGCGCATCAACGTCGGTAGCatggagctgctggcgaaCAAGGATGTCACGCAGCACTTCATCTTGACCTCAGAGGCAGCGAAGCTCGATGAGCTGAAGCGGCTGATGGAGCGCCATCGCAATCAGCGCGTGCTTGTCTTCTGCAAGACGAAGAAGACGGCGGACTACCTGGAGTTTCAACTGAAGCGCAACGGGGTGGACTGCATGGCTATCCACGGCGATAAGGAGCAGCGTCAGCGTGAGTTCATCCTGGAGCGCTTCCGCAAGGACTCGCGACTGTGTGTAGTGGCTACCGACGTGGCCGCTCGTGGTCTCGACATCAAGGAGCTGGAGACAGTTGTCAACTACGACTTCCCTATGCAGATTGACGACTATGTACACCGTATCGGCCGCACGGGCCGCGCCGGAGCTAAGGGTGCGTCCTTCACGATGATCACGAAGCACGAAACTCAACTGAATGCATCGACGGTATTCCAGCTGGTGGAGCTGGTAGAGCGCGCGGGGCAGGAGGCGCCTGGGTGGTTGCGCGAGTGGGCTGAGCAAGGTGGCGGCTATCACGTCCCAAAGCGCAACCGCAACATGATGGGCAGCTtcggccgcagcggcccaCGTATGCGCATGCCGGGCGACCACTCCGCTGCTGGCGATggtagcggcggcggccactTTGGCCTGGCGCCGCATGCTAAAGGCTCACCGGCATTCGGCATGAAGGATGGCGCAATAGAGAATAAGAAATTCGACTacagcagcgaggacgacgactCTGCCCAACCGATCAAGCGCACCCGCCATTAG
- a CDS encoding putative ER--golgi transport protein erv25 precursor: MRPSSIRGARVHCCLRDFPRQLLLVAVFLLVLQAAKSAHALTFHFVDSKPLCFSETIENVKESQITGVYDWKASATSPASQVQLRLSVKDSTGNVYYDKAMMEGEHSFAVQLNPNVLNGEQLICFTASSNFVASEKDPVKVRIELDQALKNEFKARKELIKTIQKRRQVDGLDVYTYQEVGGELKDILQPRAYLETIERELNAMEELLDQLVMGLTTSVTREFRMRETSESTFTRVWVCALLLIGIISGVLWMQFRFLKSTLRKKKLL; encoded by the coding sequence ATGAGGCCATCATCCATCAGAGGTGCACGGGTGCACTGCTGCCTGCGAGACTTCCCGCGGCAGCTTCTTCTCGTTGCTGTGTTTCTTCTTGTCCTCCAGGCAGCCAAGTCGGCACACGCGCTCACCTTTCACTTTGTCGACAGCAAGCCGTTGTGCTTCTCCGAGACGATTGAGAACGTGAAGGAGAGTCAGATTACTGGCGTGTACGACTGGAAGGCCAGTGCCACCTCGCCAGCCTCACAGGTGCAGCTCCGACTTTCCGTGAAGGACAGCACTGGAAATGTGTACTACGATAAGGCGATGATGGAGGGCGAGCACTCCTTCGCGGTGCAGCTGAACCCAAATGTGCTGAATGGGGAGCAGCTCATCTGTTTCACCGCCTCCTCAAACTTCGTCGCCTCCGAGAAGGACCCGGTGAAGGTGCGTATTGAGTTGGATCAGGCGCTTAAGAATGAATTCAAGGCCCGCAAGGAGCTCATCAAGACCATTCAGAAGCGACGTCAGGTTGACGGCCTCGACGTTTACACGTACCAGGAGGTAGGGGGAGAGTTGAAGGACATCCTGCAGCCGCGCGCCTACCTGGAAACCATCGAACGAGAGCTGAATGCGATGGAGGAGCTGTTAGATCAGCTGGTGATGGGCTTGACCACCAGTGTAACAAGGGAGTTCCGCATGCGTGAGACTTCGGAGAGCACCTTTAcccgtgtgtgggtgtgtgcactgctgcttATCGGCATCATTTCCGGCGTCCTCTGGATGCAGTTTCGCTTCCTCAAGTCGACCCTTCGCAAGAAGAAGCTCCTGTGA